In a genomic window of Sus scrofa isolate TJ Tabasco breed Duroc chromosome 4, Sscrofa11.1, whole genome shotgun sequence:
- the AZIN1 gene encoding antizyme inhibitor 1 isoform X4: MKGFIDDANYSVGLLDEGTNLGNVIDNYVYEHTLTEMALVQELGVSPENIIYISPCKQVSQIKYAAKVGVNIMTCDNEVELKKIARNHPNAKVLLHIATEDNIGGEEGNMKFGTTLKNCRHLLECAKELDVQIIGVKFHVSSACKESQVYVHALSDARCVFDMAGEFGFTMNMLDIGGGFTGTQFQLEEVNHVISPLLDVYFPEGSGIKIISEPGSYYVSSAFTLAVNIIAKKVVENKFSSGGKTGSDEPAFMYYLNDGVYGSFASKLSEDLNTIPEVHKKYKEDEPLFTSSLWGPSCDELDQIMENCLLPELNVGDWLIFDNMGADSLHEPSAFNDFQRPAIYYMMSYSDWYEMQDAGITSDMMMKNFFVPSCIQLSQEDSFSTEA; encoded by the exons ATGAAAGGATTTATTGATGATGCAAACTACTCCGTTGGCCTGTTGGATGAAGGAACAAACCTTGGAAATGTTATTGATAACTATGTTTATGAACATACCCTG ACTGAAATGGCTTTAGTGCAAGAATTGGGTGTATCGCCAGAAAACATCATTTACATAAGTCCTTGCAAGCAAGTGTCTCAGATAAAGTATGCGGCAAAAGTTGGAGTAAATATCATGACATGTGACAATGAAGTCGAATTAAAGAAAATTGCACGTAATCACCCAAATGCCAA GGTCTTACtacatattgcaacagaagataATATTGGAGGTGAAGAGGGTAACATGAAGTTTGGCACTACCCTGAAGAACTGTAGGCATCTTTTGGAATGTGCTAAGGAACTTGATGTCCAAATTATTGGGGTTAA atttcaTGTTTCAAGTGCTTGCAAGGAATCTCAAGTATATGTACATGCTCTATCTGATGCTCGATGTGTGTTTGACATGGCT GGAGAATTTGGCTTCACAATGAACATGTTAGACATTGGTGGAGGCTTCACAGGAACTCAATTTCAACTGGAAGAG GTTAATCATGTTATCAGCCCTTTGTTGGATGTCTACTTTcctgaaggatctggcattaagaTAATTTCTGAACCTGGAAGCTACTATGTGTCTTCTGCATTTACACTTGCAGTTAATATCATTGCAAAGAAAGTTGTTGAAAATAAGTTTTCCTCTGGAG GAAAAACCGGAAGTGATGAACCAGCCTTCATGTATTATTTGAATGATGGTGTTTATGGTTCTTTTGCAAGTAAACTGTCTGAGGACTTAAATACCATTCCAGAGGTTCATAag AAATACAAGGAAGATGAGCCTCTGTTTACAAGCAGCCTTTGGGGTCCATCCTGTGATGAGCTTGATCAAATCATGGAAAACTGTCTTCTTCCTGAGCTGAATGTGGGAGATTGGCTTATCTTTGATAACATGGGAGCAGATTCTTTGCATGAACCATCTGCTTTTAATGATTTTCAGAGGCCAGCTATATATTATATGATGTCATACAGTGATTG GTATGAGATGCAGGATGCTGGAATTACTTCAGACATGATGATGAAGAACTTCTTTGTGCCTTCTTGCATTCAGCTGAGCCAAGAAGACAGCTTTTCCACTGAAGCTTAA
- the AZIN1 gene encoding antizyme inhibitor 1 isoform X2, translating to MKGFIDDANYSVGLLDEGTNLGNVIDNYVYEHTLTGKNAFFVGDLGKIVKKHSQWQNIVAQIKPFYTVKCNSTPAVLEILAALGTGFACSSKTEMALVQELGVSPENIIYISPCKQVSQIKYAAKVGVNIMTCDNEVELKKIARNHPNAKVLLHIATEDNIGGEEGNMKFGTTLKNCRHLLECAKELDVQIIGVKFHVSSACKESQVYVHALSDARCVFDMAGEFGFTMNMLDIGGGFTGTQFQLEEVNHVISPLLDVYFPEGSGIKIISEPGSYYVSSAFTLAVNIIAKKVVENKFSSGGKTGSDEPAFMYYLNDGVYGSFASKLSEDLNTIPEVHKKYKEDEPLFTSSLWGPSCDELDQIMENCLLPELNVGDWLIFDNMGADSLHEPSAFNDFQRPAIYYMMSYSDWYEMQDAGITSDMMMKNFFVPSCIQLSQEDSFSTEA from the exons ATGAAAGGATTTATTGATGATGCAAACTACTCCGTTGGCCTGTTGGATGAAGGAACAAACCTTGGAAATGTTATTGATAACTATGTTTATGAACATACCCTG ACaggaaaaaatgcattttttgtgGGAGATCTTGGAAAGATTGTGAAGAAACACAGTCAGTGGCAGAACATAGTGGCTCAGATAAAGCCATTCTACACGGTAAAGTGCAACTCCACTCCAGCTGTGCTTGAGATTTTGGCAGCTCTTGGAACTGGATTTGCTTGTTCCAGTAAA ACTGAAATGGCTTTAGTGCAAGAATTGGGTGTATCGCCAGAAAACATCATTTACATAAGTCCTTGCAAGCAAGTGTCTCAGATAAAGTATGCGGCAAAAGTTGGAGTAAATATCATGACATGTGACAATGAAGTCGAATTAAAGAAAATTGCACGTAATCACCCAAATGCCAA GGTCTTACtacatattgcaacagaagataATATTGGAGGTGAAGAGGGTAACATGAAGTTTGGCACTACCCTGAAGAACTGTAGGCATCTTTTGGAATGTGCTAAGGAACTTGATGTCCAAATTATTGGGGTTAA atttcaTGTTTCAAGTGCTTGCAAGGAATCTCAAGTATATGTACATGCTCTATCTGATGCTCGATGTGTGTTTGACATGGCT GGAGAATTTGGCTTCACAATGAACATGTTAGACATTGGTGGAGGCTTCACAGGAACTCAATTTCAACTGGAAGAG GTTAATCATGTTATCAGCCCTTTGTTGGATGTCTACTTTcctgaaggatctggcattaagaTAATTTCTGAACCTGGAAGCTACTATGTGTCTTCTGCATTTACACTTGCAGTTAATATCATTGCAAAGAAAGTTGTTGAAAATAAGTTTTCCTCTGGAG GAAAAACCGGAAGTGATGAACCAGCCTTCATGTATTATTTGAATGATGGTGTTTATGGTTCTTTTGCAAGTAAACTGTCTGAGGACTTAAATACCATTCCAGAGGTTCATAag AAATACAAGGAAGATGAGCCTCTGTTTACAAGCAGCCTTTGGGGTCCATCCTGTGATGAGCTTGATCAAATCATGGAAAACTGTCTTCTTCCTGAGCTGAATGTGGGAGATTGGCTTATCTTTGATAACATGGGAGCAGATTCTTTGCATGAACCATCTGCTTTTAATGATTTTCAGAGGCCAGCTATATATTATATGATGTCATACAGTGATTG GTATGAGATGCAGGATGCTGGAATTACTTCAGACATGATGATGAAGAACTTCTTTGTGCCTTCTTGCATTCAGCTGAGCCAAGAAGACAGCTTTTCCACTGAAGCTTAA
- the AZIN1 gene encoding antizyme inhibitor 1 isoform X3, with product MKGFIDDANYSVGLLDEGTNLGNVIDNYVYEHTLTEMALVQELGVSPENIIYISPCKQVSQIKYAAKVGVNIMTCDNEVELKKIARNHPNAKVLLHIATEDNIGGEEGNMKFGTTLKNCRHLLECAKELDVQIIGVKFHVSSACKESQVYVHALSDARCVFDMAGEFGFTMNMLDIGGGFTGTQFQLEEVNHVISPLLDVYFPEGSGIKIISEPGSYYVSSAFTLAVNIIAKKVVENKFSSGVGKTGSDEPAFMYYLNDGVYGSFASKLSEDLNTIPEVHKKYKEDEPLFTSSLWGPSCDELDQIMENCLLPELNVGDWLIFDNMGADSLHEPSAFNDFQRPAIYYMMSYSDWYEMQDAGITSDMMMKNFFVPSCIQLSQEDSFSTEA from the exons ATGAAAGGATTTATTGATGATGCAAACTACTCCGTTGGCCTGTTGGATGAAGGAACAAACCTTGGAAATGTTATTGATAACTATGTTTATGAACATACCCTG ACTGAAATGGCTTTAGTGCAAGAATTGGGTGTATCGCCAGAAAACATCATTTACATAAGTCCTTGCAAGCAAGTGTCTCAGATAAAGTATGCGGCAAAAGTTGGAGTAAATATCATGACATGTGACAATGAAGTCGAATTAAAGAAAATTGCACGTAATCACCCAAATGCCAA GGTCTTACtacatattgcaacagaagataATATTGGAGGTGAAGAGGGTAACATGAAGTTTGGCACTACCCTGAAGAACTGTAGGCATCTTTTGGAATGTGCTAAGGAACTTGATGTCCAAATTATTGGGGTTAA atttcaTGTTTCAAGTGCTTGCAAGGAATCTCAAGTATATGTACATGCTCTATCTGATGCTCGATGTGTGTTTGACATGGCT GGAGAATTTGGCTTCACAATGAACATGTTAGACATTGGTGGAGGCTTCACAGGAACTCAATTTCAACTGGAAGAG GTTAATCATGTTATCAGCCCTTTGTTGGATGTCTACTTTcctgaaggatctggcattaagaTAATTTCTGAACCTGGAAGCTACTATGTGTCTTCTGCATTTACACTTGCAGTTAATATCATTGCAAAGAAAGTTGTTGAAAATAAGTTTTCCTCTGGAG TAGGAAAAACCGGAAGTGATGAACCAGCCTTCATGTATTATTTGAATGATGGTGTTTATGGTTCTTTTGCAAGTAAACTGTCTGAGGACTTAAATACCATTCCAGAGGTTCATAag AAATACAAGGAAGATGAGCCTCTGTTTACAAGCAGCCTTTGGGGTCCATCCTGTGATGAGCTTGATCAAATCATGGAAAACTGTCTTCTTCCTGAGCTGAATGTGGGAGATTGGCTTATCTTTGATAACATGGGAGCAGATTCTTTGCATGAACCATCTGCTTTTAATGATTTTCAGAGGCCAGCTATATATTATATGATGTCATACAGTGATTG GTATGAGATGCAGGATGCTGGAATTACTTCAGACATGATGATGAAGAACTTCTTTGTGCCTTCTTGCATTCAGCTGAGCCAAGAAGACAGCTTTTCCACTGAAGCTTAA
- the AZIN1 gene encoding antizyme inhibitor 1 isoform X1, giving the protein MKGFIDDANYSVGLLDEGTNLGNVIDNYVYEHTLTGKNAFFVGDLGKIVKKHSQWQNIVAQIKPFYTVKCNSTPAVLEILAALGTGFACSSKTEMALVQELGVSPENIIYISPCKQVSQIKYAAKVGVNIMTCDNEVELKKIARNHPNAKVLLHIATEDNIGGEEGNMKFGTTLKNCRHLLECAKELDVQIIGVKFHVSSACKESQVYVHALSDARCVFDMAGEFGFTMNMLDIGGGFTGTQFQLEEVNHVISPLLDVYFPEGSGIKIISEPGSYYVSSAFTLAVNIIAKKVVENKFSSGVGKTGSDEPAFMYYLNDGVYGSFASKLSEDLNTIPEVHKKYKEDEPLFTSSLWGPSCDELDQIMENCLLPELNVGDWLIFDNMGADSLHEPSAFNDFQRPAIYYMMSYSDWYEMQDAGITSDMMMKNFFVPSCIQLSQEDSFSTEA; this is encoded by the exons ATGAAAGGATTTATTGATGATGCAAACTACTCCGTTGGCCTGTTGGATGAAGGAACAAACCTTGGAAATGTTATTGATAACTATGTTTATGAACATACCCTG ACaggaaaaaatgcattttttgtgGGAGATCTTGGAAAGATTGTGAAGAAACACAGTCAGTGGCAGAACATAGTGGCTCAGATAAAGCCATTCTACACGGTAAAGTGCAACTCCACTCCAGCTGTGCTTGAGATTTTGGCAGCTCTTGGAACTGGATTTGCTTGTTCCAGTAAA ACTGAAATGGCTTTAGTGCAAGAATTGGGTGTATCGCCAGAAAACATCATTTACATAAGTCCTTGCAAGCAAGTGTCTCAGATAAAGTATGCGGCAAAAGTTGGAGTAAATATCATGACATGTGACAATGAAGTCGAATTAAAGAAAATTGCACGTAATCACCCAAATGCCAA GGTCTTACtacatattgcaacagaagataATATTGGAGGTGAAGAGGGTAACATGAAGTTTGGCACTACCCTGAAGAACTGTAGGCATCTTTTGGAATGTGCTAAGGAACTTGATGTCCAAATTATTGGGGTTAA atttcaTGTTTCAAGTGCTTGCAAGGAATCTCAAGTATATGTACATGCTCTATCTGATGCTCGATGTGTGTTTGACATGGCT GGAGAATTTGGCTTCACAATGAACATGTTAGACATTGGTGGAGGCTTCACAGGAACTCAATTTCAACTGGAAGAG GTTAATCATGTTATCAGCCCTTTGTTGGATGTCTACTTTcctgaaggatctggcattaagaTAATTTCTGAACCTGGAAGCTACTATGTGTCTTCTGCATTTACACTTGCAGTTAATATCATTGCAAAGAAAGTTGTTGAAAATAAGTTTTCCTCTGGAG TAGGAAAAACCGGAAGTGATGAACCAGCCTTCATGTATTATTTGAATGATGGTGTTTATGGTTCTTTTGCAAGTAAACTGTCTGAGGACTTAAATACCATTCCAGAGGTTCATAag AAATACAAGGAAGATGAGCCTCTGTTTACAAGCAGCCTTTGGGGTCCATCCTGTGATGAGCTTGATCAAATCATGGAAAACTGTCTTCTTCCTGAGCTGAATGTGGGAGATTGGCTTATCTTTGATAACATGGGAGCAGATTCTTTGCATGAACCATCTGCTTTTAATGATTTTCAGAGGCCAGCTATATATTATATGATGTCATACAGTGATTG GTATGAGATGCAGGATGCTGGAATTACTTCAGACATGATGATGAAGAACTTCTTTGTGCCTTCTTGCATTCAGCTGAGCCAAGAAGACAGCTTTTCCACTGAAGCTTAA